The Staphylococcus saprophyticus subsp. saprophyticus ATCC 15305 = NCTC 7292 genome contains the following window.
TCCGCATTTTTTCTTATTGCACTTGTAATTATTATGAGCATATGTAGGGTTGTAGCTTCCGGAGGAAGCGTTTCTAGCTAATTCACGAGAAACAGTTGATGGGCTTCTGCAAATATCTTTAGCGATTTTTCTTAAAGAATATCCTTTAGCCTTAAGAAAGAATATTCTTTCGCGTTCTTCTATGGTAAGGTGTTTATATGAGTCCATAATCATCATCTCCAGTAAAATTTTGTCTTCGCAAACTTTATTTTACTAGATTGATGATTTTAGGGCTCTTTTTTATGTGTTGCACTTAAATTGTAAATTCATCGTTTAAAAAGCTATTTGGACAGCTACAGCGTATTGGTAAAGCATTAATGTTACCAGTCGCTATTTTACCTGCTGCCGGGCTATTATTAGCAATTGGTACTGCGATGCAAGGTGAATCGTTACAACACTACTTACCATTTATTCAAAATGGGGGGATTCAAAGTGTCGCAGAAATGATGACCGGTGCCGGAGGTATTATATTTGATAATTTACCTATGATTTTTGCGATGGGTGTCGCAATTGGGTTAGCAAGTGGTGATGGAGTTGCAGCTATTGCAGCATTTGTAGGTTATCTTGTAATGAACAAAACAATGGGTGCATTTTTACATGTATCTCCTGATAATGTAAATGATGCAGCGAGTGGCTACGCAAGTGTGTTAGGTATTCCAACATTACAAACAGGTGTATTTGGCGGTATTATTATTGGTGCACTAGCAGCCTGGTGTTATAACAAATTCTATAATATTTCGTTACCGTCTTACTTAGGTTTCTTTGCAGGTAAACGTTTTGTACCTATTATGATGGCAACAACATCATTCATATTAGCGTTTCCAATGGCATGGATATGGCCGAGTATTCAAACAGGCTTAAATGCATTTAGTGAAGGTTTACTTGACTCGAATACTGGATTAGCCGTATTTCTCTTTGGATTTATTAAACGATTATTGATACCATTTGGGTTACATCATATCTTCCACGCACCATTCTGGTTTGAATTTGGTGCATGGAAAAATGCAGCTGGAGAAATGATTCATGGGGATCAACGTATCTTCATTGAACAAATACGTGAAGGTAGTAAATTAACTGCAGGTAAATTTATGCAAGGTGAATTTCCAGTGATGATGTTTGGTCTCCCTGCAGCAGCTTTAGCCATTTATCATACAGCAAAACCTGAAAATAAAAAAGTCGTAGCTGGCTTAATGGGATCAGCTGCATTAACTTCTTTCTTAACAGGGATTACAGAACCATTAGAATTTTCATTTTTATTTGTAGCGCCAGTATTATTCTTTGTGCATGCAATATTGGATGGTTTATCATTCTTAATTTTATATTTATTAAATGTACATTTGGGATATACCTTCTCAGGAGGATTTATAGACTATGTCTTACTAGGTGTATTACCAAACAAGACACAATGGTGGTTAGTGATTCCTGTAGGTGTTGTGTACGCCTTTATTTATTACTTTGTCTTCCGATTCTTAATTTTAAAATTCAAGTATAAAACACCGGGACGCGAAGATAAACAAGCACAATTTACAAATTCATCAGCAAGCGAACTTCCATTTAATGTATTGAAAGCAATGGGTGGAGAAGAAAATATTAAGCATTTAGATGCATGTATTACAAGATTACGTGTGGAAGTAAAAGAAAAAGGTAAAGTTGATGTAGCAGGATTGAAAGCATTAGGCGCATCAGGTGTGCTTGAAGTAGGAAACAATATGCAAGCCATTTTTGGTCCTAAATCAGATCAAATTAAACACGACATGTCCTTGATTATGAAAGGTGAAATTACAAAACCTCAAGAGACGACAGTTACGGAAGAAGAAAGTGAAGAAGTAGTTCATATCGAACGTGCGTCTGAAGTAAACATTTATGCGCCAGGAAATGGTCAAGTTATACCGTTGTCTGAAGTGCCAGACCAAGTCTTTGCGCAAAAAATGATGGGCGATGGTGTTGGGTTTATACCAGCTGACGGTAAAATTGTTGCGCCATTCGATGGTACAGTGAAAACCATTTTTCCGACAAAGCATGCCATTGGATTAGAATCAGATCAAGGTCTTGAATTATTAATACACATAGGCATAGATACGGTTAAGTTGAATGGGGAAGGTTTTGAAAGTTTTGTAGAAACAGATGATAGAGTCCATAAAGGACAAGTACTGATGCAAATTGATTTAGATTATATAACAGCCCATGCACCAAGTACGGTTACGCCATTAATTATTACTAATTTAGAGGATAGACAATTATCTGTAGAAGACGTCAAAGATGTAACAGCAGAACAATTAATCATTAAAGTGATAGATGACAAATAAATGTTGTAAACTAGGATGAAACACTTGAGTTTATCCATATAGTATAGGAGTAGAATTTTGAAATCTCATCATAGATTTCAAAGCTACTCCTATTTTATTTTGTCTAAAGTATTGAAATATTCTGAAAATATAAATATCATGAGAGATAACAAATAAATAATCGCAGGTGAACGTATGAATTATAGACCAGCAATGAATGTAATGCCCAATGTTTCGCTAATACCGCCAGAGTTAAATATGGCGGAAACTTTATATGATTTGATTAAAAGTAATTTTTCACATTTATCTCCATTTTTAGATTTTATTAAGGAAGATGTAACCGTTGAAGATGAAAAAGCATATTTGAAAATGATGATACAGCAGCATGCAAAAAATAAGGCTAGGTTATTTATGATTTACTACGAGGAAACGATGATTGGTACGATAGATTTACATCATATTGATCAAGCTAATTACAAAGCAGAGGTTGGATATTGGATAGCAGAAGGCTATACAGGGAAGCAAATTGTTACAAAATGCGTTAAACAGTTATGCCATTACGCTTTTGAAACATTATCACTGAATAAATTAACTATTATGGCGGATGTTAACAATATAGCGAGTTGTAAAGTAGCAGAAAAAGCGGGCTTTAAATTTGTTGCAACAGATTATGAAGATGTGTTTAATGGTGAACGCTTTAGAGATATGAATCGCTATGTACTGTTGAAAAGAGATTTTTAAGCGCAGGTAGAACTACTTCTTTTAAAAGCAATGCATAATAATTACAGATGATTACTTAAGTAAAAATATATTATCGAAGCGGAACGAAAAGCATGAAAAATATTTTCCGGAAAATAAAGCGTTAGCGATTTGACACGTATGAAGGAGATTAAAGAATGTTACATAATAAATTAGATATTGCCAATTTAAATACACCAATTCAAAAATTAGATCAGTTAAGTGATGCATTAGGAAAAAATATTTATATTAAGAGAGATGATTACACTGGATCAGAAATATCAGGTAATAAGGTGCGTAAACTCGAGTATACAATGCAATATGTATTAGATCATGGATATGACACTATTATAACAACCGGGGCAATTACATCGAATCACG
Protein-coding sequences here:
- the ptsG gene encoding glucose-specific PTS transporter subunit IIBC, with product MLPVAILPAAGLLLAIGTAMQGESLQHYLPFIQNGGIQSVAEMMTGAGGIIFDNLPMIFAMGVAIGLASGDGVAAIAAFVGYLVMNKTMGAFLHVSPDNVNDAASGYASVLGIPTLQTGVFGGIIIGALAAWCYNKFYNISLPSYLGFFAGKRFVPIMMATTSFILAFPMAWIWPSIQTGLNAFSEGLLDSNTGLAVFLFGFIKRLLIPFGLHHIFHAPFWFEFGAWKNAAGEMIHGDQRIFIEQIREGSKLTAGKFMQGEFPVMMFGLPAAALAIYHTAKPENKKVVAGLMGSAALTSFLTGITEPLEFSFLFVAPVLFFVHAILDGLSFLILYLLNVHLGYTFSGGFIDYVLLGVLPNKTQWWLVIPVGVVYAFIYYFVFRFLILKFKYKTPGREDKQAQFTNSSASELPFNVLKAMGGEENIKHLDACITRLRVEVKEKGKVDVAGLKALGASGVLEVGNNMQAIFGPKSDQIKHDMSLIMKGEITKPQETTVTEEESEEVVHIERASEVNIYAPGNGQVIPLSEVPDQVFAQKMMGDGVGFIPADGKIVAPFDGTVKTIFPTKHAIGLESDQGLELLIHIGIDTVKLNGEGFESFVETDDRVHKGQVLMQIDLDYITAHAPSTVTPLIITNLEDRQLSVEDVKDVTAEQLIIKVIDDK
- a CDS encoding GNAT family N-acetyltransferase, translating into MNYRPAMNVMPNVSLIPPELNMAETLYDLIKSNFSHLSPFLDFIKEDVTVEDEKAYLKMMIQQHAKNKARLFMIYYEETMIGTIDLHHIDQANYKAEVGYWIAEGYTGKQIVTKCVKQLCHYAFETLSLNKLTIMADVNNIASCKVAEKAGFKFVATDYEDVFNGERFRDMNRYVLLKRDF